One genomic region from Haloterrigena gelatinilytica encodes:
- a CDS encoding DUF7117 family protein, with amino-acid sequence MKIRGERECKECGTRWSYYETGSVGCPACGSLHSVGVDDRTEHTDLQVTFDLTAIRNAIDDQPVGDLAERAREECREYVRRRGFVNAGTLRELDDDYLAANELLHVADIVRREIDLEEREELYFLSLLRDADGGGPRSDDGQRPPAEEVPPGLRSARGLAAANAVRDYRRDIRTWAEDRDLTTAERGALETLGEHVTRIRMLDGDVDPRTADRLIEAARDLANGLRGDELAFTRAQDRLEDLEFGTDGSGDRFGD; translated from the coding sequence ATGAAGATCAGGGGCGAGCGCGAGTGCAAGGAGTGCGGGACGCGGTGGTCGTACTACGAGACCGGCAGCGTCGGCTGTCCGGCCTGCGGGAGCCTCCACAGCGTCGGCGTCGACGACCGGACCGAACACACCGATCTCCAGGTCACGTTCGACCTCACGGCGATCCGCAACGCCATCGACGACCAGCCCGTCGGCGACCTCGCCGAGCGGGCCCGCGAGGAGTGTCGGGAGTACGTTCGGCGGCGCGGCTTCGTCAACGCGGGCACGCTCCGGGAGCTCGACGACGACTACCTGGCCGCGAACGAACTCCTCCACGTCGCCGATATCGTCCGCCGGGAGATCGACCTCGAGGAGCGCGAAGAACTCTACTTCCTCTCCTTGCTCCGGGACGCCGACGGCGGCGGCCCGCGATCCGACGACGGCCAGCGACCGCCCGCTGAGGAAGTCCCGCCCGGCCTCCGGAGCGCGCGCGGTCTCGCCGCCGCGAACGCCGTCCGCGACTACCGCCGGGACATCCGCACCTGGGCCGAGGATCGCGACCTGACGACCGCCGAGCGCGGCGCCCTCGAGACGCTCGGCGAACACGTCACCCGCATCCGGATGCTCGACGGCGACGTCGATCCCCGGACCGCCGATCGACTGATCGAGGCCGCCCGCGACCTGGCGAACGGCCTCCGCGGCGACGAGCTCGCGTTTACCCGCGCGCAGGACCGCCTCGAGGACCTCGAGTTCGGAACCGACGGTTCGGGCGATCGGTTCGGGGACTGA
- a CDS encoding bifunctional methylenetetrahydrofolate dehydrogenase/methenyltetrahydrofolate cyclohydrolase, with translation MTEIIDGDAVASQIRDDLTDAIETLADAGARPGLATVLMGDDPASQTYVNMKQRDCEEVGIESYHVDVDGDASPETLYDEIADLNGNDDVHGYIVQAPVPDHVDYREVIRRVDPAKDVDGFHPENVGRLVAGDARFRPCTPHGVQKLLESADVDTEGKDVTIVGRSDIVGKPLANLLIQKADDGNATVTLCHSRTEDLAEKTRSADVVVAAAGAPELVDGSMIGEGAVVIDVGVNRVDADNEKGYELVGDVEFESAKEQASAITPVPGGVGPMTRAMLLYNTVKAASLQEDVDVDLP, from the coding sequence ATGACCGAGATCATCGACGGCGACGCCGTCGCGAGTCAGATTCGAGACGACCTGACCGACGCGATCGAGACGCTCGCCGACGCGGGCGCGCGTCCGGGGCTGGCGACCGTGCTGATGGGCGACGACCCCGCGAGCCAGACCTACGTCAACATGAAGCAACGCGACTGCGAGGAGGTCGGCATCGAGAGCTACCACGTCGACGTCGACGGCGACGCCTCGCCCGAGACGCTGTACGACGAGATCGCCGACCTCAACGGCAACGACGACGTCCACGGCTACATCGTGCAGGCCCCGGTTCCCGATCACGTCGACTACCGCGAGGTCATCCGCCGGGTCGACCCCGCGAAGGACGTCGACGGCTTCCACCCCGAGAACGTCGGCCGGCTGGTCGCCGGCGACGCCCGCTTCCGTCCCTGCACCCCCCACGGCGTCCAGAAGTTGCTCGAGTCCGCCGACGTCGACACCGAAGGCAAGGACGTAACGATCGTCGGCCGCTCGGACATCGTCGGCAAGCCGCTGGCCAACCTGCTGATCCAGAAGGCCGACGACGGCAACGCGACGGTGACCCTCTGTCACTCCCGGACCGAGGATCTCGCCGAGAAGACTCGCAGCGCCGACGTCGTCGTCGCCGCCGCCGGCGCGCCGGAACTCGTCGACGGCTCGATGATCGGCGAGGGCGCGGTCGTGATCGACGTCGGCGTCAATCGCGTGGACGCGGACAACGAGAAGGGGTACGAACTGGTCGGCGACGTCGAGTTCGAGAGCGCGAAGGAGCAGGCGAGCGCGATCACGCCCGTCCCGGGCGGCGTCGGCCCGATGACGCGAGCGATGTTACTCTATAACACGGTCAAGGCCGCGAGCCTGCAGGAAGACGTCGACGTCGACCTGCCCTGA
- a CDS encoding OPT family oligopeptide transporter, protein MAHGPSEEKPDTSESRTAHERAERGPSPYVPAGKSVAELTIKAVAMGLTLNVVMLTANMYLGMRSGMTISASIPAAVISMGLFYGLRQAGIGGTILENNIVQTMTSAGEALAAGVIFTIAGVTFLDQPIDIVNTAVVAILGGLLGVLFMIPMRRYLIVDKHEELPYPEGTACADVLEAGSRGDEGVKLISFGFLVSFVYMWLASGMAAFRTTIQTAFSAGETDGFAIGGDFTPALIGVGYIIGPRIAGYVFGGGLIAWMMLIPLLITGGFVPESAADAALMTQAEAVWDEYIRYVGAGAMIVGGFYAVLSMRGTIADALGTAVAEIRGSGAAATGDRKRTQRDLPMKVVVVGAVLIALALVAVPQVQVGLLGGFIAVIAAFLFVAVSAYLVGVVGSSSNPVSGMAVATILIAALALRSTGVTDPVVVLVTASVVAIAAAVAGDTSQDLKTGYLLGATPRNQQIAQVIGIAISALFAGWVLYFFHQAYGIGSETIPAPQAGMMALISEGVLTGTAQWGMILIGAVFAFVLILMDVPVLPFAVGIYLPITLATPIFLGGLLRAGIDRYVSRRDDEDGSLAEHTTSRGRIVAAGLITGEAIMGIVIGALYITGTGNAEGAPFPLGLGGQTQTILGVVAVVALVGLFVASVLRNAPDAADR, encoded by the coding sequence ATGGCGCACGGACCATCCGAAGAGAAACCGGACACGAGCGAGAGTCGCACAGCGCACGAACGGGCGGAACGCGGGCCGTCCCCGTACGTCCCCGCGGGGAAGAGCGTGGCCGAACTCACGATCAAGGCGGTCGCGATGGGCCTCACGCTCAACGTGGTGATGCTGACCGCGAACATGTATCTCGGGATGCGCTCGGGCATGACGATCAGCGCCTCCATTCCGGCGGCGGTCATCAGCATGGGCCTCTTCTACGGGCTCCGGCAGGCCGGGATCGGCGGGACGATCCTCGAGAACAACATCGTCCAGACGATGACCTCCGCGGGCGAGGCGCTCGCGGCGGGCGTCATCTTCACGATCGCGGGCGTAACTTTCCTCGATCAACCGATCGACATCGTCAACACCGCGGTCGTGGCGATTCTGGGCGGCCTGCTCGGGGTCCTGTTTATGATCCCGATGCGCCGCTACCTCATCGTCGACAAACACGAGGAGCTTCCCTATCCGGAGGGGACGGCCTGTGCCGACGTGCTCGAGGCGGGCTCGCGCGGCGACGAGGGCGTGAAACTCATCTCCTTCGGCTTCCTCGTGAGCTTCGTCTACATGTGGCTGGCCAGCGGGATGGCCGCCTTCCGGACGACGATCCAGACGGCGTTCTCGGCCGGTGAGACCGACGGATTCGCCATCGGTGGCGACTTCACGCCCGCCCTGATCGGCGTCGGCTACATCATCGGCCCCCGAATCGCCGGCTACGTGTTCGGCGGCGGGCTGATCGCCTGGATGATGCTGATCCCGCTGCTCATCACGGGCGGGTTCGTCCCCGAGTCGGCGGCCGACGCGGCGCTGATGACCCAAGCCGAGGCGGTCTGGGACGAGTACATCCGCTACGTCGGCGCGGGCGCGATGATCGTCGGCGGGTTCTACGCCGTCCTCTCGATGCGGGGCACGATCGCCGACGCGCTGGGAACCGCAGTCGCGGAGATTCGCGGCTCCGGTGCGGCCGCGACCGGGGACCGGAAGCGCACGCAGCGGGATCTCCCGATGAAGGTCGTCGTGGTCGGCGCCGTCCTGATCGCGCTCGCGCTGGTCGCGGTCCCGCAGGTCCAGGTCGGCCTGCTGGGCGGGTTCATCGCCGTGATCGCCGCGTTCCTCTTCGTCGCCGTCTCGGCGTACCTGGTCGGGGTCGTCGGCAGCTCGTCGAACCCCGTCTCCGGGATGGCCGTGGCGACGATCCTGATCGCCGCGCTGGCGCTGCGATCGACCGGCGTCACCGATCCCGTCGTGGTGCTGGTGACGGCCTCGGTCGTGGCCATCGCCGCGGCGGTCGCGGGCGACACCTCCCAGGACTTGAAGACCGGCTACCTGCTCGGCGCAACCCCGCGAAACCAGCAGATCGCGCAGGTGATCGGGATCGCCATCTCGGCGCTGTTCGCCGGCTGGGTGCTGTACTTCTTCCACCAGGCCTACGGCATCGGGAGCGAGACCATCCCCGCGCCACAGGCCGGGATGATGGCGCTGATCTCCGAGGGCGTCCTCACGGGCACCGCCCAGTGGGGGATGATCCTCATCGGCGCCGTCTTCGCGTTCGTCCTGATCCTCATGGACGTCCCCGTCCTGCCCTTCGCGGTCGGGATCTACCTGCCGATCACGCTCGCCACGCCGATCTTCCTCGGCGGCCTGTTGCGGGCCGGCATCGACCGCTACGTCTCGCGACGAGACGACGAGGACGGATCGCTCGCCGAGCACACGACCTCGAGGGGCCGGATCGTCGCGGCCGGACTCATCACCGGCGAGGCGATCATGGGGATCGTCATCGGCGCGCTCTACATCACCGGGACCGGGAACGCCGAGGGCGCGCCGTTCCCGCTCGGACTCGGCGGCCAGACGCAGACGATCCTCGGCGTCGTCGCCGTCGTCGCGCTCGTCGGACTCTTCGTGGCCAGCGTGCTCCGGAACGCGCCCGACGCGGCGGACCGATGA
- a CDS encoding PqqD family protein, translated as MSSHGPSAVPIRTADDWEATVVDGEPRVTVYWTKTPRNRLDRFLFDLFGTSRERELTLDPVGTTVWRRCDGDHTVAEIASVVADSHADERVAPVDETLAHFLMQLEERGLIRFDEEA; from the coding sequence ATGAGTTCGCACGGGCCGAGCGCCGTCCCGATCCGGACCGCCGACGACTGGGAAGCGACGGTCGTCGACGGTGAGCCACGAGTCACCGTCTACTGGACGAAGACGCCGCGCAACCGGCTCGACCGGTTCCTGTTCGATCTCTTCGGAACGAGTCGGGAGCGGGAACTCACGCTGGATCCCGTCGGGACGACGGTCTGGCGCCGCTGCGACGGCGACCACACCGTCGCCGAGATCGCGTCGGTCGTCGCGGACTCCCACGCCGACGAACGCGTCGCTCCCGTGGACGAGACGCTCGCGCACTTCCTCATGCAACTCGAGGAGCGCGGGCTGATTCGGTTCGACGAGGAAGCGTAG
- a CDS encoding putative sodium/potassium/calcium exchanger, with translation MSDSELNRRKFVAATGTAGALVLAGCADSGPGGEDNETENGEETNDTGTGNGNETEGSEDETYSLTVTVEDDQEEPVEGATVTLEQAGSGMLGGDGGENESDNESDDGMLGGNGEENDSDNESEVGSFIQEDNESENESDDGMLGGNGEENESENESGNETEDGGLGASEEEWPREEETDENGEVEFDELEDGEYTVTAEHEGEEAEDDVEIDGGDEEVTLTLGEDGSSGNESDNESDDGMLGGNGEENESDNESDDS, from the coding sequence ATGTCCGATTCAGAACTCAATCGACGCAAGTTCGTCGCCGCAACTGGTACCGCAGGCGCGCTCGTACTCGCTGGCTGCGCTGACAGCGGACCCGGCGGCGAAGACAACGAAACCGAAAACGGCGAAGAGACGAACGACACCGGAACCGGAAACGGAAACGAGACCGAAGGGTCGGAAGACGAGACGTATTCCCTGACGGTCACCGTCGAGGACGATCAGGAGGAACCCGTCGAGGGCGCGACCGTCACGCTCGAGCAGGCCGGAAGCGGGATGCTCGGCGGCGACGGCGGCGAGAACGAGTCGGACAACGAGTCCGACGACGGCATGCTGGGCGGCAACGGCGAAGAAAACGACTCCGACAACGAGTCGGAAGTCGGCTCGTTCATCCAGGAGGACAACGAGTCCGAGAACGAGTCCGACGACGGCATGCTGGGCGGTAACGGCGAGGAAAACGAGTCGGAGAACGAATCCGGCAACGAGACCGAGGACGGCGGACTCGGCGCCAGCGAGGAGGAGTGGCCGCGAGAAGAGGAGACCGACGAGAACGGCGAAGTCGAGTTCGACGAACTTGAGGACGGCGAGTACACCGTCACCGCCGAGCACGAGGGCGAGGAAGCCGAGGACGACGTCGAGATCGACGGCGGCGACGAGGAGGTCACGCTAACTCTCGGCGAGGACGGCAGCTCGGGTAACGAGTCGGACAACGAGTCCGACGACGGCATGCTGGGCGGCAACGGCGAGGAAAACGAGTCCGATAACGAATCGGACGACAGCTAA
- a CDS encoding serine hydrolase domain-containing protein: MDRRRVLATLGTVGATLATGASTSAAAQGGNDRSERGRGNWKDDGDDTESAVLKTGTDRITATFDRQLEQELHHGAQLAIYHDGEFVVDTAGGLSDPEGGETTTETRHVLFSCTKPYAAACVHLLAQRGELDYDDRVVEHWPDYAEEGTRKAKTTIRHVLSHQAGVPAVEIDGQAHLWSDPDAIAEGMEAAEPVYEPGTEPNYHTLSFGWLVGEIVRKVSGRRIDRFARDEIFEPLGMDNTSIGLPEGEEVDVATLVGFEPYDQITSASSGVQSGTNQDTADSFNSDFVQQQAIIPAANGIGTASDMLRFYACLLNGGKLEGTRLFTPETIDEWTSLQAETADDMSRDVSGRFAMGFFLGGVVQSNLGVTAPPTAFGHAGLGSSVGWADPENDIAFAYVTNGIRERTEQDFRVGTMADTVRHELDSRSSHPGRGRAWGRWW, from the coding sequence ATGGATCGACGACGTGTGCTTGCGACGCTCGGTACGGTGGGGGCGACGCTTGCTACCGGTGCGTCGACGAGCGCAGCAGCACAGGGAGGGAACGATCGATCCGAACGGGGACGGGGGAACTGGAAGGACGACGGTGACGACACGGAGTCGGCGGTTCTGAAGACGGGCACCGATCGCATCACGGCGACCTTCGATCGGCAGCTCGAACAGGAGCTCCATCACGGCGCCCAGCTGGCGATCTACCACGACGGGGAGTTCGTGGTCGATACGGCCGGCGGTCTCTCCGATCCGGAGGGGGGCGAAACGACCACGGAAACGCGACACGTTCTGTTTTCGTGTACGAAACCGTACGCCGCGGCCTGCGTCCATCTGCTCGCCCAGCGAGGGGAACTCGATTACGACGACCGCGTCGTCGAGCACTGGCCCGACTACGCCGAGGAGGGAACGCGGAAAGCGAAGACGACGATCCGTCACGTGCTCTCGCACCAGGCGGGCGTTCCGGCCGTCGAAATCGACGGCCAGGCTCACCTGTGGAGCGATCCGGACGCGATCGCCGAGGGAATGGAGGCGGCCGAACCGGTCTACGAGCCGGGGACGGAGCCGAACTACCACACGCTCAGCTTCGGCTGGCTGGTCGGCGAGATCGTGCGGAAGGTCTCCGGTCGACGGATCGACCGGTTCGCGCGGGACGAGATCTTCGAGCCCCTCGGAATGGACAACACCAGCATCGGGCTCCCCGAAGGCGAGGAGGTCGACGTCGCCACGCTGGTCGGCTTCGAACCCTACGATCAGATCACGTCGGCCAGTTCGGGCGTCCAGTCGGGAACGAACCAGGACACCGCCGATAGTTTCAACAGCGACTTCGTCCAGCAGCAGGCGATCATCCCGGCGGCGAACGGGATCGGGACGGCGAGCGACATGCTCCGGTTCTACGCCTGCCTGTTGAACGGCGGAAAACTCGAGGGCACGCGCCTGTTCACCCCGGAGACGATCGACGAGTGGACCTCGCTGCAGGCCGAAACCGCCGACGACATGAGCCGGGACGTCTCCGGCCGGTTCGCGATGGGCTTTTTCCTCGGCGGCGTCGTCCAGAGCAACCTCGGCGTCACCGCGCCGCCGACGGCGTTCGGTCACGCCGGCCTCGGCAGCAGCGTCGGCTGGGCCGACCCCGAAAACGACATCGCGTTCGCGTACGTCACGAACGGCATTCGAGAACGCACCGAACAGGACTTCCGCGTCGGCACGATGGCCGACACCGTCCGGCACGAACTCGACAGCCGGTCGTCCCACCCGGGTCGCGGTCGCGCCTGGGGCCGCTGGTGGTAA
- a CDS encoding PadR family transcriptional regulator has protein sequence MYDLTGFQRDLLYVIAGEEEPHGLAIKEELENYYEKEIHHGRLYPNLDTLVDKGLVEKGRRDRRTNFYTLTRRGRRELEARREWEGQYVDL, from the coding sequence ATGTACGACCTGACAGGATTCCAGCGAGATCTGCTGTACGTCATCGCCGGCGAGGAGGAGCCCCACGGGCTAGCGATCAAGGAGGAACTCGAGAACTACTACGAGAAGGAGATCCACCACGGTCGACTCTACCCGAACCTCGACACCCTCGTCGACAAGGGCCTCGTCGAGAAGGGGCGGCGCGACCGCCGGACGAACTTCTACACCCTGACCCGGCGCGGTCGCCGCGAACTCGAGGCCCGTCGCGAGTGGGAGGGACAGTACGTCGACCTGTAA